A portion of the Sabethes cyaneus chromosome 3, idSabCyanKW18_F2, whole genome shotgun sequence genome contains these proteins:
- the LOC128740299 gene encoding uncharacterized protein LOC128740299, whose product MESAKECMFCDAPNSACDMVQCDTCELWAHYSCAGGTEAVKDHDWNCRNCTKELQVPKVKKPSFKKTGSQRSKSDGGSVQESNMSLEVMLKNLEIEQRAKERQLEEEMILQERKMELKRALKEKRRQKEKELREKQLAQEREMKQRQLKEERKMYEEQLAEEATFLEERRKMREEFQKAKKNVVRQYSKEDEAFGDARKEEKDMPFDKKVEFWLNKQGESSKPVTRKSSSAGEKSSKAAAKKVRQDEDEKEEVEDCLQGNALEAVRSRLVLPDSVPDVIEDLRRLFGRPEKLLKTLLAKVRNSQAPRADRLETFIQFGLTVKQLCDHLEAAKLREHLHNPMLVQELIEKLPANYKLDWVRFKRGKKGAPLRMFTNFMNDIVSDVSEVSEFSVLDSKESPSPSSFNRVQQKRKEFVNVHNTDPNIVDDSPAARGPKPCWVCKRTDHKLRFCDDFKQMQVADRLKVVERNKLCALCLNNHGKSRCNFKLRCNVGGCQGEHHLLLHRVEEAVQLSKVECNAYGQKRQTIIFRMVPVTVYFGNRALDTLAFLDEGSSTTLVEESIAKQLDTKGFAEPLVVTWTGNVKRYENTSQRMDLMLSAKGSKQMLPLMNVRTVAELKLPKQSLQRQEMAARYPHLRNVPVSSYDYTEPGIIIGLDNLHVFTPLESRVGQCGEPIAVRSKLGWMIYGPERHAPTAETRLNFHAFDSISNEGFHDLFREQYVLDDTNAASAGLLESTENQRARKILQATTGYAHKATAEELAEPNRAKVWYLPLNVVLNPRKPGKVRLVWDAASTINGVSLNSELLSGPDMLQSLPTVINRFRERRIAFRDDIQEMYHQIRIRSEDKPAQRFLFRACPTDEPEVYVMDVATFGSTCSPCSAQFIKNMNASEFAEEFPEAAAAVVNNHYVDDYYDSADSVEQATKMARDVKYIHSRGGFYIRNWVSNSPEFLQNIGESSQKPIHFNRDKDTMVERVLGIIWDPTEDVFRFSTAVRDEYQPVIQGIERPTKRIVLSCVMSMFDPQGLLSPFTVFGRMLIQDLWSTGCDWDDPVDDTSFEKWMRWTKVLPQIATIKVLRSYFGDAKFDDIENVQLHILTDASKGAYGCVAYFRARVNGEVRCVLVASRVKVASLKPTSVPRLELQAAVLGARLAAVVRKNHSFNISRQFFWTDSTTVLSWIRSHQRRYKEYVGLRIGEILTFSRLPEWHWIPTKLNVADQLTKWTRDQEMSSADIWFNGPEFMYNAEEDWPKQKIPQASTKEELRAHLLIHDVALPAAVIDIQRVSKWTVLKKGEGIAARDVESHTGAGEDVKGGNVSSCESLQQCEFEKAERILMKMAQAEAYGAEIKILLKNRELPADKWLQVEKSNLLYKLTPLIDDQGIIRSEGRSERAEFLPFDLRFPIILPREHGVTAKIVQHFHERFGHGYRETVKIELRQRFLIPKVGAIIADAARSCIWCKVNRNRPQIPRMASLPVQRLTPHLRPFSYVGVNYLGPFTVSSGRRSDKRWTVIFTCFVVRVIHLEVAHSLTTQSCLMAIRRFISYRGPPLELFSDNGTNFKGASKEIAAKIRDIDEDCASELTSARTKWSFNPPATPHMGGVWERLVRSVKDVLVVLDDGRRLTDEILLTSIAEAEDIVNSRPLVYASQESDEAEALTPNHFLRGVSPNEPWQGAPPVNPAGALRDSYRRSQQLTEDMWRRWIREYVPSVNQRSKWFATQEN is encoded by the exons ATGGAATCCGCCAAGGAATGTATGTTCTGCGATGCTCCGAATTCCGCATGCGACATGGTACAGTGCGATACATGTGAACTTTGGGCTCACTATTCCTGCGCTGGAGGGACGGAAGCGGTGAAGGATCACGACTGGAATTGTAGAAACTGCACTAAGGAGTTGCAAGTTCCGAAAGTGAAGAAACCGTCGTTCAAGAAAACCGGAAGCCAGAGATCAAAAAGCGACGGAGGATCGGTACAAGAATCGAACATGTCGTTGGAAGTTATGCTGAAAAACTTGGAGATAGAACAACGTGCTAAGGAAAGGCAGTTGGAAGAAGAAATGATCTTGCAGGAGAGAAAGATGGAATTGAAGAGAGCGTTGAAGGAAAAGCGGAGGCAGAAAGAAAAGGAACTTCGTGAAAAGCAGCTGGCACAAGAGCGGGAGATGAAGCAACGTCAGCTGAAGGAAGAGCGAAAGATGTACGAGGAACAACTGGCGGAAGAAGCGACTTTTTTGGAGGAACGTAGGAAGATGCGAGAAGAGTTCCAGAAGGCGAAGAAAAATGTCGTCAGGCAGTATTCAAAAGAAGACGAAGCCTTTGGTGATGcgcgaaaagaagaaaaggataTGCCTTTCGATAAGAAGGTGGAGTTCTGGTTGAATAAACAAGGAGAAAGTTCGAAGCCAGTTACAAGGAAAAGTTCAAGTGCAGGAGAAAAGTCGTCGAAGGCCGCAGCCAAGAAAGTGCGGCAAGACGAAGATGAGAAggaagaagtagaa GATTGTCTGCAGGGGAACGCACTAGAAGCTGTAAGAAGCAGGTTGGTTCTTCCGGATTCGGTCCCGGATGTCATCGAAGATCTTCGGCGTCTTTTTGGCAGGCCTGAAAAACTCCTAAAAACATTACTCGCTAAAGTCCGCAACTCGCAAGCTCCCAGAGCTGACCGGTTAGAAACATTTATCCAATTCGGGCTCACCGTGAAGCAACTGTGTGACCACTTGGAAGCTGCAAAGCTAAGGGAACACCTCCACAATCCAATGCTGGTCCAAGAGTTGATAGAGAAGCTTCCTGCGAACTATAAGTTGGACTGGGTACGCTTTAAGAGAGGGAAAAAAGGCGCGCCTCTCCGAATGTTCACTAATTTTATGAACGACATCGTGTCCGACGTTTCGGAGGTATCGGAGTTCTCGGTTCTAGATTCAAAGGAGTCTCCATCGCCGTCTTCGTTCAATAGAGTTCAACAAAAGAGGAAAGAGTTCGTCAATGTCCATAATACCGATCCGAACATAGTCGACGACTCTCCAGCAGCGAGGGGACCCAAACCGTGTTGGGTCTGCAAAAGAACCGACCATAAACTAAGGTTCTGTGACGACTTCAAACAGATGCAAGTGGCTGATCGATTGAAGGTGGTGGAACGAAATAAACTGTGTGCTCTCTGTCTGAACAACCACGGGAAAAGTCGCTGCAATTTCAAACTCCGATGCAACGTTGGAGGTTGCCAAGGCGAACATCATCTGTTGCTGCACCGCGTGGAAGAAGCTGTTCAGTTGTCTAAGGTGGAATGCAATGCGTATGGCCAAAAGCGACAGACCATAATTTTCCGAATGGTTCCAGTTACCGTTTACTTCGGAAATCGCGCGCTGGATACACTAGCTTTCCTCGATGAAGGTTCTTCCACCACACTCGTAGAGGAGTCGATCGCAAAGCAGTTAGACACCAAGGGCTTCGCTGAGCCGCTGGTGGTAACGTGGACCGGAAACGTTAAGCGGTACGAGAATACATCCCAGAGAATGGATCTAATGCTATCGGCTAAGGGATCGAAGCAAATGCTGCCATTGATGAATGTGCGCACTGTAGCGGAGTTGAAGCTGCCGAAACAAAGCCTGCAACGCCAAGAAATGGCCGCTCGTTATCCGCACCTTCGAAATGTGCCTGTGTCAAGCTACGATTACACCGAACCTGGAATAATCATAGGCTTAGATAACCTACATGTATTCACTCCTCTTGAATCGCGCGTGGGTCAGTGCGGAGAGCCGATCGCAGTGCGGTCGAAACTGGGATGGATGATATACGGACCAGAGCGCCACGCACCGACGGCTGAGACTCGTTTGAATTTCCACGCATTTGATTCGATCTCAAACGAAGGCTTTCACGATCTATTCCGTGAGCAGTACGTTTTAGACGACACCAATGCCGCTTCCGCAGGGCTGCTTGAGTCGACGGAGAATCAGCGAGCACGGAAAATCCTTCAAGCTACTACA GGCTACGCGCATAAAGCGACGGCTGAGGAGCTAGCGGAACCGAATCGAGCGAAGGTATGGTATCTTCCGTTGAACGTTGTGCTAAATCCACGAAAACCGGGGAAGGTACGTCTAGTTTGGGATGCGGCGTCAACCATAAACGGAGTGTCGCTGAACAGTGAGCTGTTGTCAGGACCCGATATGCTGCAATCTCTCCCAACGGTGATCAATCGTTTTCGAGAACGACGCATTGCTTTCCGCGACGATATACAGGAGATGTATCACCAGATTCGAATCCGATCCGAAGACAAGCCGGCCCAGAGGTTCCTCTTTCGTGCGTGCCCAACAGACGAGCCCGAGGTGTACGTAATGGACGTCGCTACTTTCGGGTCTACCTGCTCTCCGTGTTCAGCTCAATTCATCAAGAACATGAACGCGTCTGAGTTTGCGGAGGAGTTTCCTGAAGCTGCGGCGGCGGTAGTAAACAATCACTACGTAGATGATTACTACGACAGCGCTGACTCTGTGGAGCAGGCTACCAAGATGGCCAGGGATGTAAAATACATCCACTCTCGCGGCGGGTTCTACATTAGGAATTGGGTATCAAACTCGCCGGAGTTCCTGCAAAACATTGGTGAGTCGTCTCAAAAACCCATTCACTTCAATCGGGATAAAGATACGATGGTCGAACGTGTGCTGGGGATTATTTGGGATCCAACTGAAGAcgtttttcgcttttctacCGCCGTGCGGGATGAATATCAGCCTGTAATCCAGGGAATCGAAAGGCCAACGAAGCGTATAGTATTGAGCTGCGTGATGTCCATGTTCGATCCGCAAGGTCTTCTTTCGCCATTCACTGTGTTCGGAAGGATGCTGATTCAGGATTTGTGGAGTACTGGTTGCGATTGGGACGATCCAGTGGACGATACGTCGTTTGAAAAATGGATGCGATGGACGAAAGTGCTACCTCAAATTGCCACAATCAAGGTGCTACGAAGTTACTTCGGGGATGCCAAGTTCGACGACATCGAGAACGTTCAGCTCCACATCCTAACGGACGCAAGCAAGGGAGCCTACGGTTGTGTCGCCTACTTTCGAGCGAGAGTGAACGGTGAAGTAAGGTGTGTTCTAGTGGCAAGCCGGGTGAAAGTAGCATCCCTGAAACCGACCTCCGTTCCGCGACTGGAGTTGCAAGCGGCTGTTCTGGGTGCGAGACTGGCAGCAGTGGTGCGGAAGAATCATTCCTTCAACATAAGTCGACAGTTCTTTTGGACGGACTCGACCACTGTGCTTTCATGGATCAGGTCGCATCAGCGGCGTTATAAAGAGTACGTCGGTCTGCGCATCGGGGAGATCCTGACCTTTAGTAGGCTTCCGGAGTGGCATTGGATCCCCACAAAGTTAAATGTGGCGGATCAACTAACAAAATGGACACGAGATCAAGAAATGAGCTCCGCCGACATCTGGTTTAACGGCCCGGAGTTCATGTACAACGCAGAAGAAGACTGGCCGAAGCAGAAAATACCGCAAGCGTCAACGAAGGAAGAGTTGCGGGCGCATCTTCTAATTCACGATGTGGCACTCCCAGCTGCCGTGATTGATATCCAGCGAGTGTCAAAATGGACGGTGTTA AAGAAAGGTGAAGGGATTGCCGCTAGAGACGTTGAGAGCCACACCGGGGCAGGCGAAGATGTTAAAGGCGGAAACGTATCCAGTTGTGAGAGTTTGCAGCAGTGCGAGTTCGAGAAAGCGGAACGAATACTGATGAAGATGGCGCAGGCCGAGGCGTACGGTGCAGAAATAAAGATTCTCCTGAAGAATAGGGAACTACCAGCGGACAAATGGCTACAGGTCGAAAAATCTAACTTGCTGTACAAGCTAACTCCGCTTATCGACGACCAAGGAATCATTCGCTCAGAAGGTCGTTCGGAACGAGCCGAGTTTCTGCCGTTCGATCTTCGTTTCCCTATCATCCTGCCGAGGGAACATGGTGTTACGGCGAAAATAGTGCAGCATTTCCATGAAAGATTCGGACACGGCTAccgtgaaactgtgaaaatagaGCTTCGTCAACGCTTCCTGATCCCGAAAGTCGGCGCAATTATCGCAGATGCTGCGAGATCGTGCATATGGTGCAAGGTGAACCGAAATCGACCGCAGATTCCTAGGATGGCTTCCTTACCAGTTCAACGGTTGACCCCCCACCTGCGTCCTTTCAGCTACGTTGGTGTCAATTATCTCGGCCCTTTTACGGTATCGTCAGGTAGACGCAGCGATAAACGGTGGACCGTCATCTTCACGTGCTTTGTAGTCCGGGTTATTCATCTGGAGGTCGCTCATTCGTTGACGACGCAATCCTGTCTCATGGCCATCCGTCGTTTCATTAGCTATCGTGGTCCTCCCTTGGAGCTCTTTTCTGATAACGGGACGAACTTTAAGGGAGCTAGCAAGGAGATAGCGGCCAAGATTCGGGATATCGACGAAGACTGTGCAAGTGAATTGACGTCAGCACGTACAAAGTGGTCGTTCAACCCTCCAGCCACCCCTCATATGGGCGGGGTCTGGGAGAGGCTTGTCCGGTCCGTAAAAGACGTACTAGTGGTATTGGATGATGGCAGACGATTGACGGATGAAATTCTGCTGACGTCAATCGCAGAAGCAGAAGATATCGTCAACTCGAGACCTCTTGTCTACGCATCGCAGGAATCGGATGAAGCTGAAGCGCTCACGCCGAATCATTTCCTTCGGGGAGTCTCGCCGAATGAACCGTGGCAAGGAGCTCCACCTGTGAACCCGGCGGGAGCACTGAGGGACTCGTATCGTCGATCGCAACAGTTAACGGAAGATATGTGGCGACGATGGATCCGTGAATATGTTCCGTCAGTCAACCAACGTTCTAAATGGTTCGCCACGCAAGAAAACTGA